AGGCAAAGCTTAGCAAAGTTCCTGAAAAACCAGCAAACATATAAATGATAAAAAATCTTGTGCTACCAAATATTTTTTCAACTGCGGATCCTAAATAAAATAATGCTACGGTATTCATAAGCAAATGTAAGAAGCCAATATGTAAGAATATTGGAGTAAAAAATCTCCACCACTCACCTGCCAGAATTGATGGATTGTATTTTGCCCCAAACTTCATTAATACTTGAGAACTTTGACTCCCACCACTAAATTCCAATAAAAAAAACATTCCTAATTGAATCATAATAAAAATATATGTCCATCTTGGTTTCCCATACTGAAACAATTGTTGCTCTGTTTTGACCTTTTGTTGTGCAACTGTAAATACTTCTTTTTTTAGATTTTCTAACAATAATGGCTCTGTTAAAATCTTATCCGTGTCAACACGTGGATGAAATTGCAGTAAATGTGATATATCACTTAATCCCTGTTGAATATTCTCTGAATGAATAACAAATGAATGTACTTTCGTTTCACTATTCTTGCCAGCAACTAGGGGCTCTTTAGTTCGAAATTCCCAGTCATCAACAGGGGGGAAAGTTGATATGTACAAATTTACAACTTCTAAACCTCTTCTAATCGTTTTTCTACGTAAGCTATCGACTTTTTGTAGAACTACTTGCATGTCACGCTCGAGCCAATTACTCCAATCAAGGTCATGTCTCAATATTCTGATTACTCTCTTTTTCTTTCTTGTCGTCGGCTCCAGCCAAATTTCTTGGTGGTCATTTGAGACAGTTAGGATCCTATAATTTTCTTGAACTACTAATTGATTGATGATCCCCCAGTACAAAACGTCTTGCTTAGAATTCAATTGGTAATCTCCCCTCTGAATTGTTTGAATATTAGTCACTAAAGTAATCTTTCTAATAGGCTGTTTTCGCATAGATTATTGTTAATCCCACACTAACAACAAAACTCGTATACAACTTGTTATGGTGCTATCTTATCTTCTCTAAAACGACATCCAAGGAATGATAGCAAACAAAGTTTACTTAAAAGTCCTTCTATAGTAGTTTCTATATATGAAGCAATTCGGAAAGTTCATCAATTTGGCTACAAGTTCCGTATATGCAATCAGCTGTAGAAGGCTGTTGATTTCTTGTATTAAAATAAATTGCATCCCATCCTGCTTGTTTAGCACCTAACACGTCCAGTTCCCATGAATCACCTATGTATAGTGCTTTTTTCACTTCCATATTCACAACGTTTTTCGCGTGATCAAAAATTTGCTGTTGTGGTTTTTCAACACCTACATCTTCTGAAACAATCACAAATTCCTTTGGAAATATTGTTTGCAAACCCATTTGTATAATCTTTCTATATTGTATATCCATTTTACCGTTTGTGATGACAACGAGTCGAAGTTGCTTTTGCACTAAATTTGATAAAATTCTCGTAATCCCATCTATTGGTACTGTATATTTACTAACTACCCGGTCAAATTCT
This sequence is a window from Bacillus sp. SM2101. Protein-coding genes within it:
- a CDS encoding rhomboid family intramembrane serine protease, whose translation is MNSKQDVLYWGIINQLVVQENYRILTVSNDHQEIWLEPTTRKKKRVIRILRHDLDWSNWLERDMQVVLQKVDSLRRKTIRRGLEVVNLYISTFPPVDDWEFRTKEPLVAGKNSETKVHSFVIHSENIQQGLSDISHLLQFHPRVDTDKILTEPLLLENLKKEVFTVAQQKVKTEQQLFQYGKPRWTYIFIMIQLGMFFLLEFSGGSQSSQVLMKFGAKYNPSILAGEWWRFFTPIFLHIGFLHLLMNTVALFYLGSAVEKIFGSTRFFIIYMFAGFSGTLLSFALSSSLSAGASGAIFGCFGALLFFGVIHPNLFFRTMGMNILIVIGINLLFGFSIPSIDNAGHIGGLIGGFLAASIVHLPKHKHIVKQTIFLLTTVIFVSVFAYLGFSYPKFDPAVSLSVAQEYIDKEDYEAAYDLLRNTSQDHQYEADQLFLLSYIEIKQGNFDLAKQNLLTVIDIEPLYDEAYFNLALIYTHEGNYEQALELSEDALDIKPNNKDYKELYTQLMNSKESVE
- a CDS encoding HAD-IA family hydrolase, translating into MYWNLIGFDLDNTIVHYERTFQRAMIHCYEVYMYTNHLHNKIEADIWFPVFKKYCDMYWPLYENNCMSRNEYRRKRFVHSANELGLLVTKNMADEFQEEFDRVVSKYTVPIDGITRILSNLVQKQLRLVVITNGKMDIQYRKIIQMGLQTIFPKEFVIVSEDVGVEKPQQQIFDHAKNVVNMEVKKALYIGDSWELDVLGAKQAGWDAIYFNTRNQQPSTADCIYGTCSQIDELSELLHI